The following DNA comes from Quercus robur chromosome 1, dhQueRobu3.1, whole genome shotgun sequence.
TATTTAAATATCCTTAAGATCCATCAAAACCCTAGATCCAATGGCTGAAAAAGAAAGTGAGAATTCAAATCTACACAAATCACAATAGGTCGAGATGTGCATCTCAATCGGTCGAGATAAGTGAGACTATTTCTGCACTTATCATTTCCTACTTTCTTGAGTCTTCAATTGTGCAGAACTTCATTTGTCTTGTTTCTAAATATTTCCAGAGTAAACACTTAGACAAAAACTAAGTTCTAAAGATTACAATTTATTCATGGTTGCCAACCTAAAAATATGGACTTTACATCCTTACTATTGGACTCTTGTGTCTGCAATGAACGAAAGTATGGCTTATATACTAGAGAACTACTCTAAATTAGCCCTAAACTAACTcataatttgtttgtttgttctacAAGCACATAGACCATATATCTTTAACAATATTTAAACCCTTAAGTATTAtgtttttcttcctcttatAATTTTTCCATGTTACAACGGTATCAATACATAGTGTTGTAGAAGCTCAATACATTTGCTATTTCAACACCCAAAAAATGTTGCTTCAATCTTACATGCAGAAATGTTTGACATAGAGTAGATGCTACTAAGCCCTAATTAAATTTGACCTCCCATTTGCATAAACGAAAACAAATTCTctgtttattttaaataaaatttagatcattttatatttagtaGTTAGGTGCTAGTAATTTCAAACATTGTGGATCCAAGGTGTAATCAAGATTTATTCATGAACTGATTGCTTTGCCATTCCTATTATGAAATGACTTGCTTTGCATTTCCTACTACACAATGACTTgcactgaaaaaaataaataataacaaatcatttaatttgataataattatttcaatgGAATTACATCAAGGGAAACAATGTAAACTTTATTCAAACTATATGGTGGTTCATCATtcctattacaaatatttttccaaattgtAGTTgacttaaaattgtttttgaagatAATCAACTACATTCTTGTCCAATTGGAAGGCCTTGGCGAGAACATCAGGATTGATTGGAGGATTAGATCCAAAGACCGCATTTGCTATGGTGATCAACCCAGGATTTTGACTGCTAAGACCAGCAAAGGCAACAGCATTGGTCTGCCCTATGTTGAATTGGAAGTGAATGAGACCAATTGGGAAGACAAAGACATCTCCCTTGTTTAGAACTTTGGTGAAGAGTTTGTTTGGGTTGGATGTGACAAATCCAACCAAGAGAGTACCCTCCATGACTACCAAAAGCTCAGTGCCGCGAGGGTGAGTGTGAGGAGGATTCAGGCCATATGGGGCAAAGTCGAGACGAGCCAAAGATATGCCTAAAGTGTTAAGACCAGGTAATTTATCGACATTCACAAGATTGACACTTGATCCAAGTTTACTTGCAGCTGTGTTTCCAGGAATATTGAGTCCGGGAAAGAAAAAATCGTTGGCTGTGACAGTTGCTGGgtccttacaaaattttccattcacaAATACTacacaaagaaaagtttgttatTGTCACAAATAAGAAAGTTCTGTAACAATGGACAATAGCATAtcttgtaggaaaaaaaaaaaaaaaaaatctaatgtagATGATATAACGTAGGTGAtgataataatttcattaatgtGTTGAACTTCACGAAAATTAAGGATCTCGAAAGAATGTAGGTGATTATGACACTACTACATTCTGTTAATAATGAGCGGGCGTGTAGATTTGCAgttcgtcaaaaaaaaaaaataaataaataaataaaaggagggAGCATGTACATACCAGCAGAATCGGTGTTGTTAATTGCGACACAAAAGTCTTGCAAAGGACTAGGGTCATAAGCTGAAACAAGGGTGGTTGCCAAAGCCAAAATGGCCACAGTAAAAAGGTAAGGAACACCTTTCATCATATTTGAGGTTATGCTATCTCTATCTTATGGTATAACTAGTACTCTAGGTATTCTTGCTTGGGTGAGGGATGGGAACAAAGCATATGGGGATATGTCTACTTATAGAGAGGAGTCAGTGAACATGTCATATTTTTTCACAAACGGTGCATATAAGACTTGGTAATACTTCAACCGTTCTCAAGTTCTTATTTTAatgcctatcaaaaaaaaattttatttaataatggCTGAACCATTCTTTAACCACTACTACTCTTTACACATTTGAAAAGCAATCAAATTGGACCACTTCAATGCCGTTGTGCAGTTTTCGTGTTGCTTTGGCCAAACCACAAATTAACCTTACGTTAGTATATTTAACATTGAAATAATCGAAGAACCCATGCATATATCTTGACTCTGTGCTCATTAGGGAATGTTTAATTGTCAACGGTGTGACCCATATAATTAAGTATGCTTTTGTTGAACTAATCTTATTGACCACATCTTATCTGGCGGGTACTAATTACTAAAtatgttttagttgttttttagatttaatGGTTTTCTAGAACCAATAACTACCATGGCATTTGTCTACCGAGGTATGAGATATATATACTCTTGTCGGTCCctttttgttgttctcatttCATGCTATGGTGTTCTATGATGTAATTCTTATGAATGTTGGGTCAACACCATAGTTAAATCATATTTGTTACAATTCATGGCCTGATCTCATCCATCAAAACGCTTATTGAAGTTATTGCATGAgaagtaaagtaaaaaaaacattgttaattaaaaaaaaaaaaaaaaaaagagtttgacaTAAACCACAATGAATTCAAAAACATAATTATATGAAATTATTCCATGCATAACacggacaaaatgggcttctgcccttttccacaaaactaattagcctttttcccttcttcccaaactaaatagggaaatgcccatcttttgaaactcgactttttcaaaatcgagttaaaccctatagtgacgtttttaaggacctatagtgacgtttttaaggacctatagtggcgtttcgtaacttgatatccataaaatcgagttataggcaattttattgcccataactcgattttgtgaatatcaagttataaaacgtcactataggttcttcaaacgtcactataggtccttaaaaacgtcactatagggctttagaatttttttttttaactcgattttgagaaagtcgagtttcaaaagaagggcatttccctatttagtttgggaagaagggcaaaaggctaattagttttgtggaaaagggcaaaagcccattttgtcctgcATAACACGGAACCGCGACTAgtttagatttataatattcAAGCGAAAACTTGAAATGGATCCATTTTAAATGACGTCATATTATGTATCCCTTTAATTGAACCATGAAATTGGTCTAGTTAGGGtcacattttatgtaattggcatgttttttgacaaaacgcaaTTTACTTCTATTTGGATATTTGT
Coding sequences within:
- the LOC126724233 gene encoding germin-like protein subfamily 1 member 7, encoding MMKGVPYLFTVAILALATTLVSAYDPSPLQDFCVAINNTDSAVFVNGKFCKDPATVTANDFFFPGLNIPGNTAASKLGSSVNLVNVDKLPGLNTLGISLARLDFAPYGLNPPHTHPRGTELLVVMEGTLLVGFVTSNPNKLFTKVLNKGDVFVFPIGLIHFQFNIGQTNAVAFAGLSSQNPGLITIANAVFGSNPPINPDVLAKAFQLDKNVVDYLQKQF